A region from the Methylocella sp. genome encodes:
- the kdpB gene encoding potassium-transporting ATPase subunit KdpB yields the protein MSSHAQATSLFNPAIILAAIGDAFLKLNPRHLLRNPVIFVTEVVAALVTVLWLRDLVTHAEGQAFSGQIAAWLWFTVLFSTFAEALAEGRGKAQAESLKRAKTDLVAKRLPAANAPNHPFVTIPATGLKVGDIVIVEAGDLIPGDGEIIEGVASVNESAITGESAPVIRESGGDRSAVTGGTMVLSDWIKVRITTEPGSSFIDRMIALVEGAERQKTPNELALSILLSGLTLIFLIAVVTLWGLANYSNTALSIVVLVALLVTLIPTTIGGLLSAIGIAGMDRLIRFNVIATSGRAVEAAGDVDTLLLDKTGTITFGNRMATEFLAIPGIGEGRLAKAVLLASLADETPEGRSIVALAKSEFGAVEPSLAGQSVKTIPFSAESRLSGIDFDGSSIRKGAVDAILRFAGTTAEAAPSFFRQAVDKIARSGGTPLGVAENGVLLGVVHLKDVVKPGIKERFAEMRAMGIKTVMVTGDNPVTAAAIASEAGVDDFIAEATPEDKLSYIRKEQKGGRLIAMCGDGTNDAPALAQADVGVTMQSGTQAAREAGNMVDLDSNPTKLIEIVGIGKQLLMTRGSLTTFSIANDVAKYFAIIPALFIATYPELGALNIMHLASPQSAILSAVIFNALIIVALIPLALKGVAYRPVGAAALLQRNLLVYGLGGLIVPFIGIKAIDLVVAALHLA from the coding sequence ATGTCCTCGCACGCTCAAGCGACGTCCTTGTTCAATCCCGCGATCATCCTCGCGGCGATCGGGGACGCATTTCTCAAGCTCAATCCGCGTCATCTTCTCCGCAATCCGGTAATCTTCGTCACCGAAGTCGTGGCCGCGCTGGTCACAGTGCTTTGGCTGAGGGATCTCGTCACGCACGCCGAAGGTCAGGCTTTTTCCGGCCAGATCGCCGCTTGGCTGTGGTTCACTGTCTTGTTCTCGACCTTCGCTGAAGCCTTGGCCGAAGGCCGCGGCAAGGCTCAGGCCGAGAGCCTTAAGCGGGCCAAAACCGATCTCGTCGCCAAGCGACTGCCGGCGGCGAATGCGCCAAACCATCCCTTCGTCACAATTCCGGCGACGGGCCTCAAGGTCGGCGACATCGTCATCGTCGAGGCGGGCGATCTGATCCCCGGCGATGGCGAAATCATTGAAGGCGTCGCCTCGGTCAACGAGAGCGCGATCACCGGCGAGTCAGCGCCCGTCATCCGCGAGTCGGGCGGCGACCGCTCGGCCGTGACCGGCGGTACGATGGTGCTCTCGGACTGGATCAAGGTGAGGATTACGACCGAACCCGGCTCGAGCTTCATCGACAGGATGATCGCGCTGGTTGAAGGCGCCGAACGGCAGAAGACCCCGAATGAATTGGCTCTTTCGATTCTGTTGTCGGGCTTGACGCTGATCTTCCTGATCGCGGTCGTCACGCTCTGGGGACTCGCCAATTACTCGAACACCGCGCTCTCGATCGTTGTGTTGGTGGCGCTGCTCGTAACCTTGATCCCGACCACGATCGGCGGCCTGCTCTCGGCGATCGGCATCGCCGGAATGGACCGACTGATTCGCTTCAACGTCATCGCCACCTCCGGCCGCGCCGTTGAGGCGGCCGGCGACGTCGATACGCTGCTGCTCGACAAGACCGGCACGATCACGTTCGGCAACCGCATGGCGACGGAGTTTCTCGCCATCCCCGGAATCGGCGAGGGTCGTCTGGCCAAAGCCGTCCTGCTCGCCAGCCTCGCCGATGAGACGCCGGAAGGTCGCTCGATCGTGGCGCTCGCCAAGTCGGAATTCGGCGCCGTTGAGCCAAGTCTTGCCGGTCAATCCGTGAAGACCATCCCGTTCTCGGCGGAATCCCGGCTATCCGGCATTGATTTCGACGGCAGCTCAATTCGCAAAGGCGCCGTCGATGCGATTTTGAGGTTTGCGGGAACCACCGCCGAAGCGGCGCCGTCTTTCTTCCGGCAGGCCGTCGACAAGATCGCGCGGTCCGGCGGAACTCCGCTCGGCGTTGCTGAAAATGGCGTGTTGCTCGGCGTCGTCCATCTCAAGGACGTGGTGAAGCCGGGCATCAAGGAGCGCTTCGCCGAGATGCGCGCCATGGGCATCAAGACAGTGATGGTGACCGGCGACAATCCCGTCACCGCCGCAGCCATCGCTTCGGAAGCTGGGGTCGATGATTTCATCGCGGAGGCGACGCCGGAAGACAAGCTCTCCTATATCCGCAAGGAGCAGAAGGGCGGCCGCTTGATCGCCATGTGCGGCGACGGAACCAATGACGCCCCCGCGTTGGCTCAAGCCGATGTCGGCGTCACCATGCAGTCCGGCACCCAAGCCGCCCGCGAGGCCGGCAACATGGTTGATCTCGATTCGAACCCGACCAAGCTCATCGAGATTGTCGGCATTGGCAAACAATTGCTGATGACTCGCGGATCCTTGACGACCTTCTCGATCGCCAATGACGTCGCGAAATACTTCGCCATCATCCCGGCTTTGTTTATCGCGACCTATCCGGAACTCGGCGCGCTGAACATCATGCATCTCGCCTCGCCGCAATCGGCGATTCTTTCGGCGGTGATCTTTAATGCTCTGATCATCGTCGCATTGATACCGCTGGCTTTGAAGGGCGTCGCCTATCGGCCGGTCGGGGCCGCCGCGCTGCTGCAGCGGAACCTTCTGGTCTATGGGCTCGGCGGCCTCATTGTGCCCTTCATCGGGATCAAGGCCATCGATCTGGTCGTCGCGGCGCTGCATCTGGCTTAG
- the kdpC gene encoding potassium-transporting ATPase subunit KdpC has product MLTHIRPALVLLILFTVLTGLAYPLALTEFAAVALPGTANGSLVMRGGVVVGSRLIGQNFTSDHYFHGRLSATSAPDPADDSKTIDSPYNAANSSGSNLGPTSAKLLERVKGDVEAMRKDRFEGPIPADAVTTSGSGLDPDISPTFAQEQVARVAKARNVPEEQISSLVAKETEGRLFGILGEPRVNVLALNLALDEVAPLK; this is encoded by the coding sequence ATGTTGACTCATATACGCCCGGCCCTGGTTCTCTTGATCCTGTTCACGGTTCTGACCGGGCTCGCCTATCCTTTGGCCCTCACTGAATTCGCGGCGGTCGCCCTTCCCGGGACCGCCAATGGCAGCCTTGTCATGAGAGGCGGCGTCGTCGTCGGCTCCCGCTTGATCGGGCAGAATTTCACCTCCGATCACTATTTCCACGGGCGTCTGTCGGCGACGAGCGCGCCGGATCCAGCTGACGATTCGAAGACGATCGACTCTCCCTACAACGCCGCCAATTCGTCGGGATCAAACCTCGGACCGACCTCCGCCAAGCTGCTCGAACGCGTCAAGGGCGACGTCGAGGCGATGCGCAAGGACCGCTTTGAAGGACCTATTCCCGCTGATGCGGTCACCACATCGGGTTCTGGGCTTGATCCCGATATTTCGCCGACTTTCGCACAGGAGCAGGTTGCGCGCGTCGCCAAGGCGCGTAACGTGCCGGAAGAGCAAATCAGCTCGCTGGTCGCCAAGGAAACCGAGGGACGCTTGTTCGGCATCCTGGGCGAGCCGCGAGTCAATGTGCTTGCGCTTAATCTGGCCCTCGATGAGGTTGCTCCCCTAAAATAA
- a CDS encoding CBS domain-containing protein has product MNARDVMVRDIVTIGPDDEISTAVRLLVDHDVSALPVVDVDRRVIGILSEADLLHREEDGTVKRISWWTEAVTPASALALDYAKSHGRRVAEVMSDRVISAGEDTPLSEIANILEKNRIKRVPILKDGKLVGIVSRANLIQALASTPSVAAKDPATDRGIRATILARLADQSWTDFGERNIVVSDGVVHLWGLIGSPQEHKALLALAEDIPGVRAISDEMIPSY; this is encoded by the coding sequence ATGAACGCCCGCGATGTAATGGTCCGCGACATCGTCACGATTGGTCCGGACGACGAAATCTCGACTGCGGTTCGGCTACTCGTCGATCATGACGTCAGCGCCTTGCCGGTGGTTGACGTCGACCGGCGCGTCATTGGCATTCTCAGCGAAGCCGATTTGCTGCATCGCGAAGAAGACGGCACGGTGAAACGCATCTCGTGGTGGACGGAGGCGGTGACGCCGGCCAGCGCGCTCGCCCTCGATTACGCTAAATCGCATGGCCGTCGGGTGGCTGAAGTCATGTCCGATCGGGTCATTTCCGCTGGCGAGGACACGCCTTTGTCTGAAATCGCCAATATTTTGGAGAAAAACCGCATTAAGCGGGTCCCGATTTTGAAAGACGGCAAACTGGTCGGAATCGTTAGCCGCGCCAATCTCATTCAGGCTCTGGCCTCGACGCCCTCCGTGGCCGCCAAAGATCCCGCCACCGATCGCGGCATCCGAGCGACGATCCTCGCTCGGCTCGCCGATCAGTCCTGGACCGATTTTGGCGAGCGCAATATCGTCGTCTCGGACGGCGTCGTGCATCTTTGGGGCCTCATCGGGTCGCCGCAAGAACATAAGGCGCTGCTGGCGCTCGCCGAGGATATCCCCGGCGTCCGCGCGATCTCCGATGAGATGATTCCGTCTTATTGA
- the kdpA gene encoding potassium-transporting ATPase subunit KdpA, with the protein MSLNGWLQIALLAAVLILTIKPLGSYMARVFSGEKTFLTPVLGPVERGFYAAAGVDPSKEQGWLSYTLAMLVFSAFGFVSLYAILRLQAWLPFNPQGFSNVAPDLAFNTAVSFVSNTNWQSYGGETTMSNFSQMVGLAVHNFLSAATGIAMALAITRAFARSGVATLGNFWVDLSRTTLYVLLPLSIIVAIAFIALGVPQTLTGTVDATTLEGAKQTLSMGPMAGQEAIKQLGTNGGGFLNVNSAHPYENPNALANFLQILSMLAIASALVYAFGQMVGQIRQGKALLAAMGILLVVGVAAVYFAETSGNPILTALGVDPSAGNLEGKEMRFGQAMTALFVAVTTGLSCGAVNAMHASLTPLGGMVPLFLIQLGEVLPGGVGSGLYGMLVFAILAVFVAGLMVGRTPEFLGKKIETREMKFAMLAVLILPLAILGFTAVAAMLPVALASLANAGPHGLTEILYAYSSGTGNNGSAFAGLSANTPWFNTTLGIAMMAGRFGYVVPVMAIAGSLALKTKVPVSAGTFPTDKPLFVGLLIGVILIIGGLQFFPALALGPIVEHFLMLAGKTF; encoded by the coding sequence ATGTCCCTCAACGGCTGGCTTCAAATAGCCCTCCTCGCCGCAGTCTTGATTCTGACGATAAAGCCGCTTGGCTCATACATGGCCAGGGTTTTTTCGGGTGAGAAAACCTTCCTGACGCCTGTTCTTGGTCCTGTCGAGCGCGGCTTTTACGCAGCCGCCGGCGTCGATCCATCCAAGGAGCAAGGTTGGCTCAGCTATACCCTGGCGATGCTGGTCTTCAGCGCTTTCGGGTTCGTTTCGCTCTATGCGATTCTGCGGCTGCAGGCTTGGCTGCCCTTTAATCCGCAAGGCTTCTCGAACGTCGCCCCGGATCTCGCCTTCAATACGGCGGTGAGCTTCGTGTCCAACACCAACTGGCAGTCCTATGGCGGCGAGACGACCATGAGCAACTTCAGCCAGATGGTTGGGCTCGCGGTGCATAATTTCCTCTCCGCCGCGACAGGCATCGCGATGGCGCTGGCGATCACCCGCGCTTTTGCTCGTTCAGGGGTCGCGACCTTAGGCAATTTCTGGGTCGATCTGAGCCGCACGACGCTTTATGTGTTGCTGCCTCTCTCGATCATCGTCGCCATCGCCTTCATCGCGCTTGGCGTGCCGCAGACCTTGACCGGAACGGTCGACGCCACGACGCTCGAAGGAGCCAAGCAGACCCTATCGATGGGGCCGATGGCCGGCCAGGAAGCGATCAAGCAGCTCGGCACCAACGGCGGCGGCTTCCTCAACGTCAACTCCGCCCATCCTTATGAGAACCCCAACGCGCTCGCCAATTTCCTGCAGATCCTCAGCATGCTCGCGATCGCGTCGGCGCTGGTCTACGCCTTCGGCCAAATGGTGGGTCAGATCCGTCAAGGCAAAGCATTGCTCGCCGCCATGGGCATCCTGCTCGTCGTTGGCGTCGCGGCCGTCTATTTCGCCGAAACGAGCGGCAATCCGATCCTGACGGCGCTCGGAGTCGATCCCTCGGCCGGCAATCTCGAAGGCAAGGAAATGCGCTTCGGGCAGGCCATGACGGCGCTGTTTGTCGCCGTGACGACGGGCCTTTCCTGCGGCGCGGTCAATGCGATGCATGCTTCCCTGACGCCGCTCGGCGGGATGGTTCCCCTGTTTCTGATTCAGCTCGGCGAAGTTCTGCCGGGCGGCGTCGGCTCGGGGCTTTATGGCATGTTGGTTTTCGCCATATTGGCGGTCTTCGTGGCCGGCCTCATGGTTGGCCGCACCCCTGAGTTCTTGGGCAAGAAGATCGAGACGCGCGAGATGAAATTCGCGATGCTCGCGGTCTTGATCCTACCGCTTGCGATTCTGGGGTTCACCGCCGTGGCGGCGATGCTGCCGGTCGCGCTCGCCAGCCTCGCCAATGCCGGCCCGCACGGCCTGACCGAAATCCTCTACGCCTATTCGTCGGGAACCGGCAATAATGGATCGGCCTTCGCTGGCCTCAGCGCTAACACGCCCTGGTTCAACACAACCCTTGGCATTGCAATGATGGCCGGCCGGTTCGGCTATGTCGTGCCAGTGATGGCGATCGCCGGGTCGCTGGCGCTGAAGACGAAGGTTCCAGTCTCGGCGGGCACTTTCCCGACTGACAAGCCTCTTTTCGTCGGCCTGCTCATTGGCGTGATCCTAATCATCGGCGGTCTGCAATTCTTCCCCGCTTTGGCGCTTGGGCCAATCGTCGAGCATTTCTTGATGCTCGCAGGCAAAACCTTTTAG
- a CDS encoding sensor histidine kinase KdpD — MAGSDRKVDKQRSDPDKRPDPDALLALASKEERGKLTVFLGAAPGVGKSYTMLSRARGLKADGVDIVIGLVETHDRAETAALLDGLEVLPRRVVNYRGRDLEEFDIDAALQRKPQIIVVDELAHTNAPESRHPKRYQDVEELIGAGIDVWTAMNVQHLEGLSDVVSQITGVSVRENVPDSVLKNADEVIVVDITPADLIQRLKEGKVYLPGNARRAMDGFFKPATLTALRELALRRTADRVDDQMVDYLRQNVIEGPWATAERLLVCVGPNTSSEKLVRTASRLATGLNAPWTVLHVERAGDEPKQSDRPACVDETLRLAERLGAETLRVTASDFAAEILRLARRENVTQIVLGRSHAGWWSRLRGNSLSEAIMRQSDDIGVHILSDRDSSASGASHWHPPKIRISVAPAFAAVGAVGCSVLIGLALQSVIKLPNLSMLFIMAVLFCAVNFGRWFGIGAAVISFFAYNFFFIEPIYSFTVAEPHELFALLVFLIVAVLAGGLAGRVRDQAETAKKRAASTQALYEFSRKLSGAAKLDDVLWAATYHLRAALNAAVVLLLPEDGELQTKVSWPPDTILETSSMTAARWAFEKGEIAGHGSGTLPKLKFQFRPLVTPRGVIGVCGFEQRDAAPPLDSGEERVLAALLDQTAIAVDRALLTRESAKTAALEQSEKLSSALLSSLSHDLRTPLASITGAVTSLRQLGDRMSSASRDDLLISIEEEAARLSRFVSNLLDMTRLEAGALNARRDWVDVSDVIRAAVERGRKTFPDRVIEISLSPSLPLVRADGALLGQVLFNLIDNASKYGGVDTPTNIFARREGDEVVISVTDQGKGIPPGDLERIFDKFYRRGRVDGRSAGTGLGLSICRGFIEAMGGTIKAESPALRKRGTRMVIRLPAADANVGERRPS; from the coding sequence ATGGCGGGCTCCGATCGCAAAGTTGACAAGCAACGTTCGGATCCCGACAAGCGCCCCGATCCAGACGCGCTGCTAGCGCTCGCGAGCAAGGAGGAGCGGGGCAAACTGACGGTCTTCCTCGGGGCTGCTCCCGGGGTCGGCAAGAGCTATACAATGTTGTCGCGCGCGCGCGGTCTCAAGGCGGATGGGGTCGATATCGTCATCGGCCTTGTCGAAACCCATGACCGCGCCGAGACCGCCGCTTTGCTGGATGGTCTTGAGGTTTTGCCTCGCCGCGTCGTCAACTATCGCGGGCGCGATCTCGAGGAATTCGATATTGACGCCGCGCTGCAACGCAAGCCGCAGATCATCGTCGTCGATGAACTCGCGCATACGAACGCGCCTGAGAGTCGGCACCCCAAGCGATATCAGGACGTCGAGGAGCTGATCGGCGCTGGAATCGATGTCTGGACGGCGATGAACGTCCAGCATCTCGAAGGCCTGTCCGACGTCGTCTCCCAGATCACCGGCGTCTCCGTCCGCGAGAACGTGCCGGATAGCGTCCTGAAGAACGCCGACGAAGTCATCGTCGTCGACATTACCCCCGCCGATCTGATCCAGCGATTGAAGGAAGGCAAAGTCTATTTGCCCGGAAACGCGCGGCGGGCGATGGACGGCTTCTTCAAACCGGCGACGCTCACGGCGCTGCGCGAGCTGGCGTTGCGCCGGACGGCGGACCGCGTCGATGACCAGATGGTCGACTATCTGCGCCAGAACGTCATTGAAGGACCATGGGCGACGGCGGAGCGTCTTCTTGTCTGCGTCGGTCCTAATACGTCGTCAGAAAAACTCGTGCGGACCGCGAGCCGGCTCGCCACGGGGTTGAACGCGCCCTGGACGGTGCTGCATGTCGAGCGCGCGGGCGACGAGCCTAAACAAAGCGACAGACCGGCTTGCGTCGATGAAACCTTGCGTTTGGCGGAGCGGCTTGGGGCCGAGACCTTGCGCGTAACGGCTTCAGACTTCGCCGCCGAAATTCTTCGCCTCGCCCGGCGGGAGAACGTGACGCAGATCGTGCTCGGCCGATCGCACGCGGGCTGGTGGTCGCGGTTGCGCGGCAATTCGCTCAGCGAAGCGATCATGCGGCAATCGGACGACATCGGCGTCCATATTCTCAGCGATCGGGACTCATCGGCGAGCGGGGCCTCGCACTGGCATCCGCCGAAGATACGGATTTCGGTCGCCCCCGCGTTCGCCGCGGTTGGCGCGGTCGGATGCTCGGTTCTTATCGGCCTCGCGCTGCAGTCGGTAATCAAATTACCCAATCTCTCGATGCTGTTCATAATGGCGGTGCTGTTTTGCGCTGTGAATTTCGGCCGCTGGTTCGGCATTGGCGCAGCGGTCATTTCCTTCTTTGCCTATAATTTTTTCTTCATCGAGCCGATCTACTCCTTCACGGTGGCGGAGCCGCATGAATTATTTGCGCTATTGGTCTTTTTGATTGTGGCGGTCCTTGCCGGCGGCCTCGCCGGACGCGTGCGCGATCAGGCCGAAACCGCCAAGAAGCGCGCCGCCAGCACGCAAGCTCTGTATGAATTCTCTCGAAAACTTTCCGGGGCCGCGAAGCTGGACGATGTTTTATGGGCCGCCACCTATCATCTGCGCGCGGCCTTGAACGCCGCCGTGGTCCTCCTCTTGCCCGAAGACGGCGAGCTGCAGACCAAGGTGAGCTGGCCGCCGGACACAATCCTCGAAACCAGCAGCATGACAGCGGCGCGCTGGGCGTTCGAGAAAGGCGAAATCGCTGGACATGGCAGCGGGACCTTGCCGAAGCTCAAGTTTCAGTTTCGCCCCCTCGTGACGCCGCGCGGCGTGATCGGCGTCTGCGGTTTTGAGCAACGGGACGCGGCCCCGCCGCTCGATTCGGGCGAGGAGAGGGTGCTGGCGGCGCTGCTCGATCAGACGGCGATCGCCGTCGATCGGGCGTTGCTGACCCGCGAGAGCGCGAAAACGGCGGCGCTCGAGCAAAGCGAAAAGCTCAGTTCGGCGCTGTTGTCCTCGCTTTCGCATGACCTTCGCACGCCGCTCGCCTCGATTACCGGCGCAGTCACCAGCCTGCGCCAGCTTGGCGACCGCATGAGTTCCGCGAGTCGCGACGATCTTCTGATCTCGATCGAAGAGGAAGCGGCGCGATTGTCGCGCTTCGTCTCCAATCTGCTCGATATGACGCGGCTGGAGGCTGGCGCTTTGAACGCCCGGCGTGACTGGGTCGATGTCTCGGATGTGATCCGGGCGGCTGTCGAGCGAGGTCGAAAAACCTTTCCTGATCGAGTGATCGAGATTAGCCTCTCGCCGTCGCTGCCGTTGGTGCGCGCCGACGGCGCGCTGCTCGGACAGGTTTTGTTCAATCTGATCGACAACGCCAGCAAATATGGCGGCGTCGACACGCCGACCAATATTTTCGCCCGCCGCGAAGGAGACGAAGTTGTGATCAGCGTCACCGATCAGGGGAAGGGTATCCCGCCCGGCGACCTGGAGCGCATCTTCGACAAATTCTATCGCCGTGGCAGAGTCGATGGGCGGTCGGCTGGGACCGGGCTTGGACTGTCGATATGCCGGGGTTTCATCGAAGCGATGGGAGGGACGATCAAAGCCGAGAGCCCCGCTTTGCGTAAACGCGGAACGCGGATGGTGATCCGTTTGCCGGCGGCTGACGCCAATGTTGGCGAGAGGAGGCCTTCGTGA
- a CDS encoding GNAT family N-acetyltransferase, whose amino-acid sequence MIEAVITIRNAREGDAQGIADVHDAAWRDAYRGIIPGRELERMIARRGPRWWHSAIMRGSRLLVLDFDETIGGYASYGRNRVPSLRYGGEIFELYVAPEFQGLGFGKRLFELAQKDLAEHGYPSFLVWALADNERAVQFYTRLGGLNVRQANERFGSETRARHAFAFG is encoded by the coding sequence ATGATCGAGGCAGTCATCACCATTCGAAATGCGCGCGAAGGAGACGCCCAGGGCATCGCCGATGTGCACGACGCCGCTTGGCGGGATGCCTATCGCGGCATTATTCCCGGCCGAGAGCTGGAACGAATGATTGCGCGGCGCGGGCCGCGTTGGTGGCATTCGGCGATCATGCGAGGGTCGCGCCTCCTCGTTCTCGATTTCGATGAAACGATCGGCGGCTATGCGAGCTATGGGCGCAACCGCGTCCCATCGCTGCGCTATGGCGGAGAGATTTTCGAACTTTACGTGGCGCCGGAATTTCAAGGCCTTGGATTCGGCAAGCGTCTGTTCGAACTGGCGCAAAAGGACCTTGCCGAGCACGGTTATCCGTCGTTTCTAGTTTGGGCCTTGGCTGATAATGAACGCGCCGTGCAATTCTATACGCGGCTTGGCGGGTTGAACGTGCGCCAAGCCAATGAGCGCTTCGGCTCAGAAACGCGGGCGCGCCACGCCTTCGCCTTTGGCTAG
- the ppa gene encoding inorganic diphosphatase gives MRLDAISIGANPPWDVNVVIEVPIGGEPIKYELNKEAGALFVDRFLYTSMRYPGNYGFIPHTLSEDGDPCDVIIANTRAIIPGAVMSCKVVGVLIMKDEAGQDEKILAVPSMKLTKRYAKVENYTDLPEITLQQIEHFFAHYKDLEPNKWVKIERWDDAEAARKIVVESIERAKAAHKV, from the coding sequence ATGCGTCTTGACGCAATTTCGATCGGCGCTAATCCGCCCTGGGACGTTAACGTCGTGATCGAGGTGCCGATTGGCGGCGAGCCCATCAAATATGAGTTGAACAAGGAAGCGGGCGCCCTGTTTGTCGATCGCTTTCTTTACACATCGATGCGCTATCCGGGTAATTACGGCTTTATCCCGCATACTTTGTCCGAGGACGGCGATCCCTGCGACGTTATTATCGCTAATACGCGCGCGATCATTCCTGGCGCGGTGATGAGCTGTAAGGTCGTCGGCGTACTGATAATGAAGGACGAAGCCGGTCAGGATGAGAAGATCTTGGCGGTCCCTTCGATGAAACTGACCAAACGCTACGCGAAGGTTGAGAATTACACTGATCTGCCGGAGATCACGCTGCAGCAGATCGAGCACTTCTTTGCCCATTACAAAGATCTCGAACCGAATAAATGGGTCAAGATCGAGCGCTGGGACGATGCCGAAGCGGCGCGGAAGATCGTCGTAGAGTCGATCGAGCGGGCAAAGGCCGCGCATAAAGTTTAG
- the metW gene encoding methionine biosynthesis protein MetW: MNEAPLLGQRSAAGKSTARVDLVLVAAMVEPNSRVLDVGCGDGALLRLLAEEKGVDARGIELSQRGVNDCVAKGLSVIQGDADTDLAAYPDNSFDYVILSQTLQATRQPRQVLEHMLRIGHRAIVSFPNFGHWRIRAQIAIGGHMPLTENLSSVWYETPNIHFCTIQDFTDLVKAIDARIERGVALDRFGKPLAYSAPWIWNLFGEQGVFRLTRKL, from the coding sequence TTGAACGAGGCGCCTCTTCTCGGCCAGAGGTCGGCCGCAGGGAAATCGACGGCGCGCGTAGACCTTGTTCTCGTCGCCGCGATGGTCGAGCCCAACAGCCGCGTTCTCGACGTCGGCTGCGGCGATGGGGCGCTGCTGCGGCTGCTGGCCGAAGAAAAGGGAGTTGACGCGCGCGGCATCGAACTGTCGCAGCGCGGCGTCAATGATTGCGTCGCCAAAGGCCTTTCGGTCATTCAGGGCGACGCAGACACCGACCTCGCGGCCTATCCCGACAACTCTTTCGACTATGTCATATTGTCGCAAACGCTGCAGGCGACCCGGCAGCCGCGCCAAGTGCTCGAACATATGCTGCGGATCGGCCATCGCGCGATCGTCTCTTTTCCGAATTTCGGCCATTGGCGGATCAGGGCGCAGATCGCCATCGGCGGCCATATGCCCCTGACGGAGAATCTATCCTCGGTCTGGTACGAGACGCCTAACATTCATTTTTGCACGATTCAGGATTTCACCGACCTCGTGAAGGCGATCGACGCCCGCATCGAGCGCGGCGTCGCGCTCGATCGTTTCGGCAAGCCCCTCGCCTACAGCGCTCCCTGGATCTGGAATCTATTCGGCGAACAGGGCGTCTTCCGCCTGACGCGGAAGCTCTAG
- a CDS encoding response regulator, with the protein MSDDRILIVDDEPQIQRFLKPALKAAGYEVLTAATGAEALKQISISAPDVVILDLGLPDMEGKDIIREVRAWSTVPIIVLSARDRETEKIAALDLGADDYVEKPFGIGELIARIRAALRHKADGAGETLRVETDGLIVDTAKRIVTKNGEPVRLTPTEYDLLSILVRHAGRVVTHRQLLGSVWGPAHVEDTQYLRVFIGQLRAKIEPDAANPRIIQTEPAIGYRFAG; encoded by the coding sequence GTGAGCGATGACCGCATTCTGATCGTCGACGACGAACCGCAGATTCAAAGATTTCTAAAACCCGCGCTGAAAGCCGCAGGTTACGAGGTTCTGACCGCCGCCACCGGCGCCGAGGCGCTTAAGCAAATTTCCATCTCGGCTCCCGATGTGGTGATTCTCGATCTGGGTCTGCCGGATATGGAGGGGAAGGACATTATCAGAGAGGTGCGGGCGTGGTCGACCGTTCCGATCATTGTATTGTCGGCGCGTGATCGCGAGACCGAAAAGATTGCGGCGCTGGATCTTGGAGCCGATGACTATGTCGAGAAACCCTTCGGCATCGGCGAACTGATCGCCCGCATACGCGCTGCGCTTCGTCATAAGGCGGATGGCGCGGGCGAAACCTTAAGGGTCGAGACCGATGGCCTCATTGTCGACACCGCCAAGCGGATCGTCACCAAAAACGGCGAGCCGGTGCGTCTGACGCCAACTGAATATGATCTTCTCTCCATCCTGGTCCGGCACGCGGGGCGGGTGGTGACGCATCGTCAATTGCTCGGCTCCGTCTGGGGTCCGGCGCATGTGGAGGACACCCAATATTTGCGCGTTTTCATCGGGCAGTTGCGCGCCAAGATCGAGCCCGACGCCGCCAACCCGCGCATCATCCAAACCGAGCCGGCGATCGGCTATAGGTTCGCCGGTTAG